GGGGTGACCATGCTGCCCTCAGCGCGCCGAGGGCCTTGGCCTGCCTTCCTCACCTGCGAAGACGCGGAGCTGCAGGGCGAGGGTGGAGTAGTAGCCCACCAGGGTCGTCAGCTCGAACAGGCCGCGTTCACCAATCGCCGACACCGCCGTGCGGTACTCGTCGTCGTCCAGGCTGCCGGAGCGCAGCAGCGAGGCCGTGGTCCGCAGGGCGGTCGTCTCGTGCGGGTCGGTCACGTCCGGCAGCACACCGGAGCGCAGTGAGGCGAGTTCCTCCTCGGTCAGACCGCAAGCGCGCCCCACGGCTTCGTGCGCTTCTCGTTCGAACGCGCTGCCCCAGTGCGTGGCGACGAGGAGCACAGCCATTTCACGGACGCGGTCGCTGAGAGAGGACCGGTAGCGCACCGCCGCACCCACGGTCTGTA
The window above is part of the Streptomyces sp. NBC_00425 genome. Proteins encoded here:
- a CDS encoding carboxymuconolactone decarboxylase family protein — encoded protein: MVARLAGFLPGDMSEEQAAVYRSISGGPRAAGPQLFALTDSEGRLRGPFNAMLLSPPVGAALQTVGAAVRYRSSLSDRVREMAVLLVATHWGSAFEREAHEAVGRACGLTEEELASLRSGVLPDVTDPHETTALRTTASLLRSGSLDDDEYRTAVSAIGERGLFELTTLVGYYSTLALQLRVFAGEEGRPRPSAR